Below is a window of Oceanibaculum nanhaiense DNA.
ATCTTCGACGAGGTGCAGTGCGGCGTCGGCCGGACCGGCAAGCTGTTCGCCCATGAATGGGCTGGCGTGGCGCCGGACATCATGGGCGTCGCCAAGGGCATCGGCGGCGGCTTCCCGATGGGCGCCTGCCTCGCCAACGAGAAGGCGGCCAAGGGCATGACATACGGCACGCACGGCTCCACCTTCGGCGGCAATCCGCTGGCGATGGCGGTCGGCAATGCGGTGATGGATGTCGTGAACGACCCGGCTTTCCTGGCCCAGGTGGATCGTGTCGGCCGTGATTTCTGGACCCGGCTGGAAGGGCTGGTGGCCAGCCACCCCACCGTGTTCGCGCAAGTGCGCGGCGCCGGCCTCATGCTGGGGCTGAAATGCGTGATGCCGAACGGCGATGTGCAGACCGCGTTCCGCGAACAGGGGCTGCTGACCGTCGGCGCGGCGGACAATGTGGTGCGCCTGCTGCCGCCGCTGACCATCGGCGATGCCGAGGTGAGCGAGGCGATGGGCATGATGGAAAAGGCCGCCCGCAAGCTGGCGGGCTGAGGATCGTTCGATGAACAAGCTGTTGAAGCACCCCAAGCACTTCCTCGATCTCGACCTGATCGACACCGGCACCCTGCGGCATATCCTGGATAGCGGCCGCACCATGAAGGAAGCCCTGAAGGCCGGCGACGAGGCCGACAAGCCGCTGGCCGGCAAGACGCTGGCGATGATCTTCGAGAAGCCCTCGACCCGGACCCGCGTCTCCTTCGAGGTCGGCATGAAGCAGCTGGGCGGCGATGTCGTGCTGCTGAACACCGCCGATATCCAGTCCTCGCGCGGCGAGACCATGGCCGATACCGCGCGCGTGCTGTCACGCTATGTCGATGCGATCATGATCCGCACCTTCAGCCCGGCGATCCTGCAGGAGCTGGCGGACAACGCCAGCGTGCCGGTCATCAATGGGCTGACCGACCGCAGCCACCCCTGCCAGATCATGGCCGATGTGATGACCTTCGAGGAACATCGCGGCCCGATCAAGGGCAAGGTCGTGGCCTGGAGCGGCGATGGCAACAATGTCGCCGCCTCCTGGATTCATGCGGCGGCGCGCTTCGATTTCGAGCTGCGCATCGCCTGCCCGGAGATGCTGACCCCCGATCCCGGCCTCATCGAGTGGGCGCGCGCCCAGGGGGCGCGGATTGTCGTCACCCATGATGCCGAGGCGGCCGTGGCCGGCGCCGACTGCGTGGTCACCGACACCTGGGTATCGATGGGCGATGCCGATACCGGCAGCCGCCATAACATGCTGCAGCCCTATCAGGTGAATGCGGAATTGATGCGCCACGCCAAGCCGGAGGCGATCTTCATGCATTGCCTGCCGGCCCATCGCGGCGAGGAAGTCTCCGCCGAGGTCATCGACGGGCCGCAATCCGTGGTCTGGGACGAGGCGGAAAACCGGCTGCACGGCCAGAAAGGCATCCTGCGCTGGTGCCTGACGTGATGGCATCCGCCGGTCCCGGCGCGCATGGCGTCACCGAAGACATGCTGCTGCCCTTCCAGATCGAATCTCTGGGCCTGCGCGGGCGCATGGTGCGGCTTGGCGCGGAAGTCGATGCCGTCCTGACCCGCCATGATTACCCCGAACCGGTCGCCCGCATGCTGGGCGAGGCGCTGGCGCTGGCCGCATTGCTGGCCGGCGCGTTGAAATATGACGGGGTCTTCACGCTGCAGATCCAGAGCGACGGGCCGATCAGCCTGCTGGTTGCCGACGTCACCTCGGACGGGCACCTGCGCGGCTATGCCCAGTTCGACGCCAAGCGCTTCGCCGCGGCGGCGGCGGCGCGCGCCCAGACCGGTGCCGGGATCGACCGCTCGGTGCCCGGGTTGCTGGGCGCGGGGTATCTTGCCTTCACCGTCGATCAGGGCGCGCATACCGAACGGTATCAGGGCGTGGTCGAGCTGACCGGCGCCACCCTATCGGATTGCGCGCATACCTATTTCCGGGATTCCGAGCAGATCGAGACCTGCCTGAAAACCGCCTGCGAGCGTGTTGCCCTGCCGGAAGGCGGCAGCATCTGGCGAGCGGCCGGGCTGATGGTGCAGCGCATGCCCGCCGAGGGCGGCGGCGGCAGCCAGGCCGACCGTATATGGCAGTCGCTGACTGAGGACGAGGCGGAGGATGGCTGGCGCCGCGTTGTCATCCTCACCAGCTCCGCCCGGGATGAGGAAATGCTGTCCCCGGCCCTGCCGCCGCCTGAGCTTCTGTTCCGGCTGTTCCACGAGGATGGTGTGCGGGTGTTCGAGCCGAACATCATGACGGATCGCTGCCGCTGCTCGCGGGAGCGGGTCAGCGCCGTGCTGGCTGCCCAGCCGCGCGCGGAACTGGATGATATGAAGGAACCGGACGGCTGCGTGGTCGTTACCTGTCAGTTCTGTAACCGTGCGTACCGGTACGATGATGCCGATCTGGATGCGCTGGCGGAAGAAACGCCGCGGCAATAGGGCGACAATAGGCCGTCTTGCCAGATGGCTGCCACCGCCGCATTCTTGGTCTCCCGCGCTTCGGACATGCCATCGTACCGCAAGCGCGCTTGCCCGTGACGTTCAAGGAAGCCGCCATGTTCCGCCCGACGACCATCCTTTCACGCTGCCTTGCCCTGTTCTCGCTGGCCCTCTTTTCGCTGGTTCTGGCCGCCTGCGCCACGCCGGACCCGGCGCCGCGCTATGCCGATATCACCTTTCAGGGCAAACCGAAGATCGGGCTGGATGTCGGATCCATCGAAGTGGTGAACGAATATCGCGAGCCGCTGTCGCGCCCGCATGTCGAGCATCTGGTACCGGTCAACCCCGGGCGCACGGTGGAACGCTGGGCGAGCGACCGGCTCACGGCATCCGGCAGCCAGTTCAACCGTGCCGTGCTGCGTGTGAAAGAGGCCAGCATCGTCGAGGAAAAGCTGAAAACCACCACCGGCCTGCGGGGCAGCCTTACCAACGAGCAGTCTGAGCGCTACACCGCGACCGTCGAGGCCGTGCTGGAAATCCTCGATAATCGCGGCGCGCGCATCGGCATGGCGGAAGCACGGGTGCAGCGCAGCCGCACCGTGCCGGAGGACATCACGCTGAACGACCGGGAACGCGCCTGGTACGAGCTGACCGAGACCACCCTGCGCGATCTGGACACGACGCTGACCCGCAACGTCGAAACCCATCTCGGCCGCTTCCTGCGCTAGAGATGGGCGGTGATGTCCATCCGCTGATGCAGGATGCGGACAAGCTGCAGGGGATGATCCGCCGGAACTGTGTAGAAGAGCAGGTGTGAACCGACCCGGCATTTCCAGTAGCCGGGCCGGATTGACGATGCGTCGGCGCCGATCAGCGCCCCTTCCGAAAGACGCAGACAGCACTCGGCGATCTGACGCACATAGGCGTCGGCCCGCTCCTCGCCCCATCGTTCGTTGGAATAACGCCAGATATCAGCCAGATCCCGCCGCGCCCTCGGCGTCAGTACATACATCATTCCGGCGTCATCCCGGCGCCATCCCGGCTTATCGGCCCTGACGTTGCTCGGCTAGGAAGGCCTCGACATCCAATGGCTGCGCGAGGCCGCTTTCCTCGCCTTCGATCAAAGCCGCCTGTAATGCCGCAAGATTGGCCTCCCGCTCTTCAAGCAGGCGCAACCCGGCGCGTATGACGTCGCTCGCAGAGCCATAGCGGCCTTCCTTGACCTTTCGATCAACAAAGCCCGCGAAATGCGTGCCGAGCGAAACCGAGGTGTTACGGGACATGGCGCCACCTTTCTGACGGCAGGCAGGATACCAAAAACTGGTACCCCACTCAACCGAGACTGCCCTACAGCGCCAACGCGTCCTCCGCCGGGGTGTAAGGCAGGTTCAGCGCGTCGGCGACGGCCTTGTAGGTGACCCGGCCGGTATGAACGTTCAGGCCGTTGCGGAGATGGATATCGTCGGCCAGCGCCTTGCGATAGCCCTTGTCGGCCAGCGCCAGGGCGAACGGAAGGGTCGCGTTGTTCAGCGCCACGGTGGAGGTGCGCGCAACCGCGCCCGGCATGTTGGTGACGCAGTAATGCACCACCTCGTCCACCACATAGGTCGGTTCGGCATGGCTGGTCGGGCGCGAGGTCTCGAAGCAGCCGCCCTGATCGATCGAGATATCGACCAGCACGGAGCCGCGCTTCATGCGCTTCACCATGTCGGCGGTCACCAGCTTGGGCGCCGCAGCTCCCGGCACCAGTGCGGCGCCGATAACGAGGTCGCTGGACAGTACATGCTGCTCGATGGCGTCGCGCGTCGCGAAGATGGTGTGCAGTTCGGAGCCGAAACGCTCGTCGAGCTGATAGAGCCGGTCGAGGCTCTTGTCGATGACGACGACATGCGCCTCCAGCCCCATCGCCATGCGCGCCGCATTGGTGCCAGCAACGCCGCCGCCCAGCACGGTCACCTTGGCCGCCGGCACGCCCGGCACGCCGCCCAGCAGAATGCCGGCGCCGCCGCGTTCCTTCTCCAGGCAGTGCGCGCCGACCTGGATCGACATGCGCCCGGCGACCTCGCTCATCGGGGAGAGCAGCGGCAACCCGCCGCGCTGGCTGGTCACCGTCTCATAGGCGATGGCGATGCAGCCCGATTCCATCAGCCCCTTGGTCTGTACGGGATCGGGGGCGAGATGCAGATAGGTGAACAGCAGCTGGCCCTCGCGCAGCAGCTTGTATTCCGCCGGCTGAGGCTCCTTCACCTTCACGATCATGTCGGCTTTCGCGAAAATGTCTTTCGCGCTGCCCGCAATGCTGGCACCGGCAGCCTCGTAATCGGCATCGTCGAAGCCGATGCCGTGGCCGGCCATGGTCTCGACCATTACCTGATGCCCATGCTCGACCAGTTCACGGACCGAGGCCGGCACCAGACCGACCCGGTATTCGTGGATTTTCACCTCTTTCGGCACACCGACAAGCATGGCAGGCAACTCCCTTGATCTGACTTATTTGTAAGTTCTGATTGCAACTTACAGGTAGCATTCCGGCGGCAGAAAGCCAAGGAGGGGCAAGTTCAGAGCGGCGGCACGCTCAGTTCAGACGCCCCCCGATACGCCCCAGACACGCCGTCGCGACCGCGTCGATGATCGCGTCGGCATCCAGGCCATGGACGCGGTAGATGTCTGGCAGGTCGGCGGACTGGCCGAATTTGGTGACGCCGAGCGCATGCACCGGCCGGCCGGCTGCCGCACCGATCCAGGACAGGGCGGCCGGGTGGCTGTCATGCGCCGTCACCAGCGCGGCCGCCGGGGCCTGTGCCAGCAGCCGGTCGAGATGGGTCGGCTGCACCGGCTGGCCCTTGCGGCGTGCCTCGGTCTGCTTGTGCCAGTCGCCATAGAGCCGGTCCGGCGAGGTGACGGCCAGCACGCCCAGGCCCGGCATATCCTCGGCCAGAGCGGCATGCGCCTCCATCACTTCCGGCGCCACCGCGCCGCAATAGACCAGCGCCACTTCTGACTCCGCCGAGGGTTCGACCAGCCAGTAGGCACCGGCCACCACCTGATCGGCGAAATCACCGGCAAGCGGGCGCTGCGGCTGGTCCAGCCCACGTGTCGAGAGGCGCAGATAGAGCGAGCCGCCGTCCGGCGCCTGCATATGGCCGAAGCCCCAGCGCATGATCGCCGCCAGCTCGTCGGCATAGGCCGGCTCGAAATAGGTCAGGCCGGGCTGGCCCATGCCGATCAGCGGGGTGGAGATCGACTGATGCGCCCCGCCTTCCGGCGCCAGGGTGATGCCCGACGGGGTGGAGACCAGCATGAAGCGGGCATCCTGATAGCAGGCGTAATTCAGCGCATCGAGGCCGCGCGCGATGAACGGGTCGTACAGCGTACCGACCGGCAGCAGCTTCTCGCCGAACAGCGGCCCAGCGAGGCCAAGGGCGGCCAGCATGATGAACAGATTGTTCTCGGCGATTCCCAGCTCGATATGCTGGCCGGTCAGCGAGCGCGCCCATTTCTGCGCCGAGACCACCTTTTCCGTGCGGAAGATATCGTCGCGCGCCCGGCGGCTGAAAATGCCGCGCTGGTTCACCCAGGCGCCCAGATTGGTCGAGACCGTAACGTCCGGCGAGGTCGAGACGATGCGCCCGGCCAGATCGCTCTGCCCCTTGCCGAGGGCGTTCAGGATATGGCCGAAGGCGGCCTGGGTCGAAATCCGCTCGGCCTTCACGGTGGGGAAATCGTCCGGCACGGCAACTGCTGCACTCTGCTTGATGCGGCTGCCCGGCTGGTTGAAGGGCGCCTTGGCGATAAAGTCGCGCAGCTTGGCGACCGGCAGGTCGCGGTCGTCCAGCGCATCCCACTCCGCGCCATCGGCAATGCCCATCTGGCTCCTGAAGCTTTCCATCTGCTCCACGCTCATCAGCCCGGCATGATTGTCCTTGTGGCCGGCCTGCGGGGTCTGCGCGCCCTTGATGGTGTAGGCGATGAAGCAGTGCGGCGTGTCGTCCTCGGCCTGGGCGAAGCCTTCCAGCACGGCCGCCATGTCGTTGCCGCCCAG
It encodes the following:
- a CDS encoding type II toxin-antitoxin system RelE/ParE family toxin gives rise to the protein MMYVLTPRARRDLADIWRYSNERWGEERADAYVRQIAECCLRLSEGALIGADASSIRPGYWKCRVGSHLLFYTVPADHPLQLVRILHQRMDITAHL
- the hslO gene encoding Hsp33 family molecular chaperone HslO, which encodes MASAGPGAHGVTEDMLLPFQIESLGLRGRMVRLGAEVDAVLTRHDYPEPVARMLGEALALAALLAGALKYDGVFTLQIQSDGPISLLVADVTSDGHLRGYAQFDAKRFAAAAAARAQTGAGIDRSVPGLLGAGYLAFTVDQGAHTERYQGVVELTGATLSDCAHTYFRDSEQIETCLKTACERVALPEGGSIWRAAGLMVQRMPAEGGGGSQADRIWQSLTEDEAEDGWRRVVILTSSARDEEMLSPALPPPELLFRLFHEDGVRVFEPNIMTDRCRCSRERVSAVLAAQPRAELDDMKEPDGCVVVTCQFCNRAYRYDDADLDALAEETPRQ
- the ald gene encoding alanine dehydrogenase, which produces MLVGVPKEVKIHEYRVGLVPASVRELVEHGHQVMVETMAGHGIGFDDADYEAAGASIAGSAKDIFAKADMIVKVKEPQPAEYKLLREGQLLFTYLHLAPDPVQTKGLMESGCIAIAYETVTSQRGGLPLLSPMSEVAGRMSIQVGAHCLEKERGGAGILLGGVPGVPAAKVTVLGGGVAGTNAARMAMGLEAHVVVIDKSLDRLYQLDERFGSELHTIFATRDAIEQHVLSSDLVIGAALVPGAAAPKLVTADMVKRMKRGSVLVDISIDQGGCFETSRPTSHAEPTYVVDEVVHYCVTNMPGAVARTSTVALNNATLPFALALADKGYRKALADDIHLRNGLNVHTGRVTYKAVADALNLPYTPAEDALAL
- a CDS encoding type II toxin-antitoxin system ParD family antitoxin translates to MSRNTSVSLGTHFAGFVDRKVKEGRYGSASDVIRAGLRLLEEREANLAALQAALIEGEESGLAQPLDVEAFLAEQRQGR
- the argF gene encoding ornithine carbamoyltransferase, whose translation is MNKLLKHPKHFLDLDLIDTGTLRHILDSGRTMKEALKAGDEADKPLAGKTLAMIFEKPSTRTRVSFEVGMKQLGGDVVLLNTADIQSSRGETMADTARVLSRYVDAIMIRTFSPAILQELADNASVPVINGLTDRSHPCQIMADVMTFEEHRGPIKGKVVAWSGDGNNVAASWIHAAARFDFELRIACPEMLTPDPGLIEWARAQGARIVVTHDAEAAVAGADCVVTDTWVSMGDADTGSRHNMLQPYQVNAELMRHAKPEAIFMHCLPAHRGEEVSAEVIDGPQSVVWDEAENRLHGQKGILRWCLT
- a CDS encoding transketolase — protein: MAGKTTQLALVSDDKKDAPADRLAYLKALERRVLWLSHWLIHNANHVRPSRDGLKVGGHQASSASVATLMTALYFDILRPEDRVAVKPHASPIFHAIQYLMGRQDRAALENFRALGGAQSYPSRTKDKDEVDFSTGSVGLGVAMTLFGSITQDYVRQHFPEKEKASKPGRMIAVMGDAELDEGNIYEALLEGWKYDIRNTWWVIDYNRQSLDGVVNDQLFQKIKGFFAAVGWKVVMIKYGKLQEEAFKKPGGEALRNWLDDCPNDLYSALVFKGQNGDPSVWRSHILADLAGHNGIPQLLADYDDEGLHLLMTNLGGNDMAAVLEGFAQAEDDTPHCFIAYTIKGAQTPQAGHKDNHAGLMSVEQMESFRSQMGIADGAEWDALDDRDLPVAKLRDFIAKAPFNQPGSRIKQSAAVAVPDDFPTVKAERISTQAAFGHILNALGKGQSDLAGRIVSTSPDVTVSTNLGAWVNQRGIFSRRARDDIFRTEKVVSAQKWARSLTGQHIELGIAENNLFIMLAALGLAGPLFGEKLLPVGTLYDPFIARGLDALNYACYQDARFMLVSTPSGITLAPEGGAHQSISTPLIGMGQPGLTYFEPAYADELAAIMRWGFGHMQAPDGGSLYLRLSTRGLDQPQRPLAGDFADQVVAGAYWLVEPSAESEVALVYCGAVAPEVMEAHAALAEDMPGLGVLAVTSPDRLYGDWHKQTEARRKGQPVQPTHLDRLLAQAPAAALVTAHDSHPAALSWIGAAAGRPVHALGVTKFGQSADLPDIYRVHGLDADAIIDAVATACLGRIGGRLN